Proteins from a single region of Butyrivibrio fibrisolvens:
- a CDS encoding CapA family protein: protein MRRREHKVYVRRLKCYGRGLVRSFFPAMVLVFCISGCQLAANESSLGASAVQIDESGNEIESDTNGTEYLSGAVGVPMTQEEVSEIGEEGATDIADITDEDVALSAASNASSTEEVASEPDQNVSPLPNELTFDIADGEDVATVVFGGDVLFAEEYAIKYSIARNGGTIEGVIDQGLLDCMRSADICMVNNEFPYTMEGAPLEGKTWTFHANPTSVQYLFDMGVDIVSIGNNHVFDYGAIGLSNTLTTLDSAQMPYVGAGRDLEEASKTVTFTANNGLRIAFISGCDIEGSDPPFTRGATDTQSGVFRVRQDELLCQRVAEAKATGAFVVVYMHWGLENTLELNYLQKNQSADLANAGADLIIGDHPHILQNLDYVNGVPVIFSMGNYLFNSKTLDTCLIEAKISTQGLVSWRFIPGIQSSSTVRMAYGDEKTRIINFMQSISPNVTIDGEGYITPNNAQG from the coding sequence ATGCGAAGAAGAGAACATAAGGTGTATGTAAGACGCCTGAAATGCTATGGAAGAGGGCTTGTGCGTAGTTTTTTTCCAGCTATGGTTCTTGTTTTTTGTATTTCAGGCTGTCAGCTTGCAGCAAATGAAAGTAGTCTTGGTGCATCTGCAGTTCAGATAGATGAATCCGGTAATGAAATAGAATCTGATACTAATGGTACTGAGTATCTTAGCGGTGCTGTTGGAGTGCCTATGACTCAGGAAGAAGTTAGTGAAATCGGTGAAGAGGGTGCTACTGATATTGCAGATATAACCGATGAGGACGTTGCGCTTTCAGCAGCGTCAAATGCCTCTTCAACTGAAGAAGTTGCTTCAGAGCCTGATCAAAACGTATCTCCATTACCCAATGAACTGACTTTTGATATTGCTGATGGAGAAGATGTTGCTACAGTAGTGTTCGGCGGAGATGTACTTTTTGCAGAAGAATATGCAATTAAGTACAGCATTGCCAGAAATGGCGGCACTATTGAGGGTGTTATAGATCAGGGCCTGCTTGATTGTATGAGAAGTGCAGATATTTGCATGGTCAATAATGAGTTTCCATATACAATGGAGGGTGCTCCGCTGGAAGGCAAAACCTGGACATTTCATGCAAATCCGACTTCTGTTCAGTACCTTTTCGATATGGGCGTTGATATTGTGAGCATAGGGAATAACCATGTTTTTGACTATGGCGCAATAGGCCTTTCCAATACGCTTACAACGCTTGATTCTGCCCAAATGCCATATGTTGGTGCTGGTCGTGACCTGGAGGAAGCTTCAAAGACAGTTACATTTACTGCAAATAATGGCCTTAGGATTGCCTTTATAAGTGGCTGTGATATAGAAGGAAGCGATCCACCTTTTACCAGGGGAGCTACAGATACTCAAAGCGGAGTTTTCAGGGTAAGACAGGATGAACTTTTATGTCAGAGAGTAGCTGAAGCTAAGGCTACAGGTGCTTTCGTTGTAGTTTATATGCATTGGGGTCTTGAGAACACACTTGAACTTAATTATCTGCAAAAAAACCAGTCAGCTGATCTTGCAAATGCAGGAGCAGACCTGATAATCGGCGATCACCCGCATATATTGCAGAATCTTGATTATGTTAATGGTGTTCCTGTTATCTTCAGTATGGGTAATTATCTTTTTAATTCAAAGACTCTTGATACATGCCTTATTGAAGCCAAGATAAGTACCCAGGGTCTTGTGAGCTGGCGATTTATCCCTGGAATCCAGTCATCTTCAACTGTAAGAATGGCTTATGGAGATGAAAAAACAAGGATCATCAACTTTATGCAGTCTATTTCACCGAATGTTACTATTGATGGTGAAGGCTATATAACGCCTAATAATGCTCAGGGTTAA